Within Dysgonomonas sp. HDW5A, the genomic segment AAAGTCCTAATGCATTAACAGAACTCGATGTTCGGAATATTGTAAATGGCACAGATACGATTCCCAAAGGAATTGTAATCCCTCGTTTGCGTACTATTCAGAGAGACCAGATCGATATTTCTGATGTGAATTTAGGGAATGGTGTAATGATTTATAATATCGATGAAGATTGTTATAATTATTACAATAAAATAGAGGGCGAATGGAAAAGTATCTGTGGTAAAATAGGTAAAGCAACCTTTACTATCGACTGTTCAGCTCTGAAAGTAGTCGGTGAATACAAAAACGGACAGGAATTGGGAGGAGCCAACTATCTCTCCATTGCAGTTACGGTAACTAAACCCGGAACATACTCAATTACAGCAACAGTAACCGATCCGGTCAATGAAAATGGATATTATTTCACAGCTTCGGGCGAATTTCTATCTAATGGAACATATACTATAATGGTTCCGGGTATGGGAACACCTATCAATTATACAACTCCTAACTTCGATAATTTTACGGTCGCTCTTAATGGAGTTCGTGCCAATGGAGATGATAGTGCCTGTACATTTAATGTGGAAGTGAAAAATTCGGCAATAAGACCTCGCTATACAATGAACTGCTCGGGAACTAAAGTATACGGTGAGTATTATGAAGATGTACAGCTTGATGCATCCAATTATATTGAAGTTGTACTTAATGTCGAGCCAACTTCGTATGGAGCTACTTACGAAATAGAAACGAGTGAGGTAGATGGTATAAAATTCAAAGGCAGCGGAATATTAAATGCTTCACCTCAGGTGGTGAGGTTGTATGGTGAAGGCACTCCCTATAGTACCAATGATAAGCGATTATATATCAAGTCGAACAGCGAGTCTTCTACTGCTACATGTGTGGCTACAGTATATATTATCATTCCTCAAAAAAGGGTAATGACTATCGGAACAAGTGCTGATTACGGATATAATTTAGGACGTGTGGGATCGGCTTCCAATACAATGTTGACAGACTTGAATAACTTCGGTCCCTATCCGCATAGCATTATAAGATATTCCGGTTTTAAGAATGCCGGAACAGCGTATGACAGTAACCGAAAAACATCGGGTAATAATACCGGATCTATTGTGACTTTTTGGGATGCCGATTTAGCTTCCGCATCGAGTGATGCCATGTTTAGTAATTATTTACTCGGTACAAATGGTTATACCAAAGTCGATATCGTTACAATCGGTTATGCTTGGAATGGTATAAATGACAATAAAGCACAGGCTCTTGTTGATTTTCTCAATGCCGGAGGAATTGTTCTAATGTTTTGTGAAGAACCGGCATCCAATAGAACATTCTTGAGAAAATTATTTAATAAATCAGATATCGATATCTCAGCCGGAGGCCCTCCGGGATCTATTTATAGATATGCTAGTATTACCGATCCTATATTAAACGGTCCTTTTGGGAATTTGACGGGATTGACTTGGGGAGAGGATGCATCTACAACCTATTATGCTACCAATCTGCCTTTGGAGGAGGTTACTCTTTATTCATCTAATCAGAATATATCCGGAGCGGGGGCATCCTCTACTTTGGTTGAGAACTCTGCTACAGCATTCCGACACAATACACTTCCCTTTGTTTGGGTTGGAGACGGAGGTTTTAATTCCAATAATACATCTACGGCAGCATCAACCATTTGTCCTTTTAAATTGACTTCAAAAACAATCAGCGGACAGGTTTATGCAAACTTTCCTTCGTATCGTGCCCGATTTGGCCCTACTGCGGCAACACAGACATGGAATGTTTATAATGCTATATTTACGGCAAATTCTATGGCATGGTGTATAAAAAGAGCTGAAGAGTTGAAAAGAGCTCAAAAAGAGCAATAATAAATAGAATATATTTTTGCAAAATAGAGCCACGCAACAATTGTATTGCGTGGCTTTACTTTTTTCACGAAAACATATTGCCTTTGTATCTTTAGAATACCTTTCCTCATGATTTACTAAAGTCAGTAGGCAGTACAATTGGTTTTATCTTTTTATCTTTTCCTCATTGGCACACTCTCTGAATTCGGAAGGACTCATACCAAACTTCTCTTTAAACAATTGCGAAAAAGTATTCCTATTCTTAAATCCCGCTTCAGTATATACTTCTTTGATCAGTATATTGTCTTCATTTAATAATAAATCTCGCGCATAATCAATTCTGAAATTATTGATAAACTCATTGAAACTCATATTAGCATTATTTGATATAGCATCGATGATATACTGTCTGTTTGTTCCCAGTTCTTTAGCTAATGATTCGCGCGAGATCGCCGAATCTGTATATTGCCTGGATGTTTGCAGATATTCAATAATTCGTAAATAGAGAGTCTGTTCAGTATTTTCTGATATTTCTTCTTGTGATGCTTCCTCTTTCCTGTTTATTACAAAAGGTATAGTAGATGATTGATTCTTCTGTTGTTTAAATAAGAGTTGGTTTTTTTTCTTTAATTTTCTGTTGGTTACCACAAAATAGATGAGGAGAATGGCAGAGATAAAAATAATGATACTGGTGCTTATTGCTATAATTCTGACTTTCGACTCGCTATTTTCTTTGGCTTGCTGTGCTTTGTCTACTTCAAAAGTAGCCCATAAAGAACTGACTTCTTTATCGGTATTTGCTCGGTTTATGGAGTCGGTAAAGTGTAGCTGATCTTTAAGTGCGGAGTTGGCTTCTTTATAATTACCCAGCTTTTCATTAATTAGAGCCTCCCATTTAGGGGTATTCTTATAATCTGGAGTCAAAGCAAAAGGAATTGCCAGTTCCTTATTTTTATTCAAATATTCCATTGCTTTAGCATAGTCTCCTTTTTGATAGTTATAAACCATATTTACCCAGTTTTTTTGAGCTAAAAACTGGTCTCTTGCATTGTCCGGATAGCCTAATATTTTTGCCTTTGGAAAAATTGCTTCCAGTTTTCCGAGCATTACTAGTGCTTGTTCAAATTTTTTTGTTGATGAATAAGCAACCGATGTCATTGCATAAAAGTCTATCAAAGCCAGATTATAGAAATTTGATCCAAGTTCGGGTTGAAATTTATCGGGAATATTGTGGGTATATGAGAGGATTGAGTCACAATATACCAAGCTGTTTTGAAAATCACCCAGTATATAATAGCTTTCTGCAATTTCCGAAGCAATACATACTTTCAGTTCAAATGCAAGTTTGTGTGTATTTGCTTGATTTAGACCTGTCTTTCCGGACTCGATTGCCTGTTTGTGATTACCTGTAGTTCTGTAGATTTGTACCAATCTCAGATATGTCCAGAGGTTATCATTGAGTTTTCTAATCGAATTATATTCGATATTCTGTTTTAGCGTATGAATAGCAAGTTCTGAATAGCTATTATTAGAGCACCAAGCAACAAAATGTCCTCGTAGTGAATTGATGAGTAGCGTAACGTCTTCATGACTGTTTAAGTATTGATTATCAGATTTCTTGAAATAATAATATATACTATCCAGATTATTGGGGGATGTATCTTTATACATGTATTTGTACATGAGTATCTGATATTCTTCTCCAAATAATTTTTTCTGATTGAAGAACTCAGCCATAGCATCATATTCACGTGATTTATTAGCCATTGTCATCATCGAGATTTTCAGTTTCTGATCAAGTTTTAATAAATTCTTATTACATGAGTCTATCTTGGATATTAAAGCTTCCTTCATTTGAAGTACATCTTGAGACTGGGCAACAATAGAGAATGGTATAAATGATAAGAAAAACAAGGTTAAGATTAAACCTCTTTTTGTTTTGATATTCATAATAACTAAACTTTGTTTGCTTTTTTGTTGGTTCGATACAAAATTATCCCAATTACCTCTCTTTTCCCTAAAAATTTATTCTTATTAAGGATTTTTGCGTATAGATGACATGGTTTTGCATATGAATGACATCTGTTTGAGTAATATGAAATATTTTTGTGCCTGGTTTTCTTGGGCTTATGTTTTAGTCTGGGGATAAACGATAAACGACACTAATTTAGACAACATTATAAAAGGGAAGTAATTAATCGCTGCTAAACAAAATATCTTCTTTGTGGTATATTAATTAACAATTAGGCATATTGTTAATCCGTTTAGCGCTTAATCTGCAAAATAAATTTACTGACTTATGCACCATATTATATCGGAAATGCCTTGTATTACTTTATTGGATTATTGTTTAGGGATATTTCTTTATTGTTGTCGTTCCCCATTTTCCCTCAAATCCAATAAGCTGCAATTGTATTATATGCAGCAAGGTTCAGAGATTGCACTTTGCTGTATACCGGTATAACTTAACTAACTAACATGAAATGATAATGAAAAAAAAGCTTTTAATCTTGATAGGACTTTTTGCCTTTAGCTTACTACAGGCACAAGTAGGTATCAATACAACGGTTCCCTACACAAAAAGTGTATTCCATATTGATGGAAAAGGTAATAACGTATCGGCGGGCACTGTTTCTCCAGCTGAAGCTGCCGATGATATTGTTATTGATAGCAAGGGCAATATGGGGGTTGGAGCTGTTAATCCTACAACGAAGTTGCATATAGATGCCACACAAGGAAGTCTCAAAGCTATTCGAATTGCCGATGGGTCGGAAGGCCCCAATCAGTATTTGTTTTCTGATTTTGAGGGAAAGGTTACTTGGAAGCCTAAACCGATGCCTCAAGGAGTAGTTTACTATACGAAAACGCCCCAAACGTTTACGAAAGGTGTTTTTACGAAAGCACTTGTAGAGGTAAATTCCGAGAACAACACTGATATCATTATACCTTATGAGGGGAGTTATATAATAACAGTACGTTGGTGGGGGTCAGTATCTATTGCGGAGAATACTACTACAGGAGAATATCGAATTGTGCCCGGAGAATTGGAATTGCATCGAAAACGGAATGGAATCTCTACTCTAGTCGATAATACTGTAATATACACACCTGTTCAAGATCAAGGGGCAACCGGCAGTTCTCGTATGACATTCACAACAAGTTTGTTTGCATCTGGCTTAGAAGCCGGAGATATTCTGGAGGTATATGTAAGACCAACCGGACCTAATGATTGGACTGTTGGAGCTGGGCTGACTTCGGATCAACAGGGTATGGTTGTTTATTACCCCAGTATTATGGTGTATAATATTTAAAAAAAAAAAGCTGATGATGAAGAAAAATATAATATTACAAGTTTGTATATGGATGGTTGTGATGTCCGTATTTTCACAAGTTTCTATCAATACACAAAACCCAAAAGGAGTTTTTTATATAGATGCCTCTGCAGATAATAATAGTGCTTCTGCAGACCGATTCGGAAATGATGTAATGGTTGATACTAACGGTTCGCTTGTAATAGGGCAGAATACTGCTACTCCTGCGGGTAAGGCGAAGGTTGACATAACTTCTTCGGAGCCTTACGGGGCTATGCGTTTTCAGGATGGGAACGAAGCCGAAGGTATGGTATTATTTGGAGACAAAGATGGATATGCAAGTTGGGGAATGATGAAAGGAAGTGGAGGATATATGGAATCTGTTGTAGCCCCGATAGGAATTATGGCGTCAAGAGTAAACTATCCATTGTGGTTTACTTTGTATAGAAACTACATTCCTGTTTTAGACGATGGTAATTATTTGGTAATGATTCGTTCTGCAATGACTTATACAGGAACTCCTATTCGAATGAGCGGTTATTTCTATTTATGTAAAAATGATCCGAATCCGGCTACCTCTGCTATAGATACTTATGAGTTTTATACAAATGTAATTGATAAACAAAAATTTTCAGTCTATACTGTACTTCGGGCAATAAATGTAAAAGCTGATGATAAACTGTATGTGGTTACAAGTCCTCAATCTGTAGGTATCTCATGGATTATGGATTTGTCTGCAACACAGGTGTTTGTGTATCGTGTATAATCATAAAAAATAAAAACGATGAATAAAATTTTATTAATACTGTTAAGTATAAGCTGTGGGTCTGTATTGGTTTATGGGCAAATTGGTATTAATACAGAATTTCCTTTGGGCATATTTCATGTAGATGGTGGGCGAGATAACACATCACTTATCCCCTCTGAAACACAGGAAGCAAATGATGTTGTAGTAACAGCTGCCGGTAATTTGGGCATAGGCACAAAAGCTCCTATTGTTAAAGTTGATTTAAAAAAAGATCCGTTATCAACAGTGTCGTCGCTTCGTATTCAAGATATCTCGGGGTTGTTGGAGAATAAAGTGCTAGAGTCTGGTACTGACGGAATAGCTTTCTGGTCGCAGCAACCTCCATCTATCACGAAAACATATGCGGCTATACCGGCCCAAAAGTTTATAACTCGTGTGCGTGCTCGTCTAGTAACAGACTCTGATATGGTAATACCTCAGAATGGAAAATATTTGCTCACATTGCGCTGGTGGTCATATTATAGATGGGATAATAGTCCATCTAAAAAGGTAAGTATATATGTGTACGTAGTTAAGCGCGGGAAAACAGGGGATCTGGATCAAATTGAATATTATTTGTTGGCAAATCAGAATCAGGTAATAACTTTTACAACCTCTCTGTATTTGGGAGATTGCATAGCGGGCGAAATAATAGATGTTGAGATATTTCCCTCTATCGGAGGTTCTGGTGGAGATGGGCAAGTCCATTATGAACTGTATGGTAACGCTACTCGTCCCGATCTGATGCCTCAAGTTATTTTATATTCTATTTAAGCTAAATTTTAACAAAAAAAAGGAACAAGGTCACATTAAGTTATCGTATAGTGTGACCTTATTTTAGTGCGTAGATAGAATGGAGAGGATTTGCTCTCATAAATTTATATTACTCTTATTTTAACGATAAAATTGAACTTTGACTTTTTATAAATTTTAGGTTAAATAGTTCTTTAATCTAATAATATTCATATCTTTGCAAAGTATGAATGCGAGATATTTAGTATAAATGACAACAAAATTAACAAACATAATTACTGATAATAATCTAAATTTTAACTATTTAGGTTTGGTTATGTGCGTTGAAATATTAGAGAGAGAGAGAGAGAGAGAGAGAGAGAGAGAGAGAGAGAGAGAGTAATATCTAATCCCTTCTCGTATTTAAAATACTACTTATTTTTTAAATTTTCAGGCAGAGTTATCTGTCTTTTTCTATTATTGTGTTTAAAGTACGCTATGTATTATTCTTTAGAACATTTTCCCCATAAATATATGGATAGTTGTTTAGGCAAACGCTTTCGTTCAGCCGGTTTGTTTTGTTGTTGTCGTTCAAAATCGGCACGAAACATCCGTTTACCTATGTCACAACTATGTCCGCAGTAGCATGTAGTGATTACATGCTGCTGCTTTTTATTTTCGAACTAACTAATATCGAACTAACTAAATAATAAATGATGACGACAATGAAAAACTGTTTTTTCTTAATTTTTATTCTCCTGAGCATAGGCATATGCCAATCGCAGGTGGGGATTAATACGAAAAGCCCGTTTGGAGCTTTTCACATTGACCCTAATTCAAATACAGGAGGCACGTCATCATCGCCCACCAACGATAGCGATGATGTAATTGTTGATATGAAAGGTAATGTAGGAATCGGAACGGCCAATCCCACCGCATCTTTGGATTTGAGAGGAACTATTCGGATTAATGATGGCACACAAGGCAGTGGTAATATTTTCACTACCGACGGAACAGGATTAGGATATTGGGATTCCGAATTTAAGTTTAAGATCATAAGTGGCACTATCTCTAATGGAATTTTATTAGGAGTAGGCTGGTCTGTCGTTAGTTCTCAACCACTGACAATAACTGCCGGAAAATGGTTGCTGAGTGCGCGGATTGTGACCAAAAACTCAACCGAATCGAGCTATTATAAATGGGTGCAGATTTACGATAAAACCTCAGCCGTGGCAATCAATGCAGCAGGAGCACGCCCCTCATACGACAGCTCTTTGTACTGTGTTGTTCAAACAGCAGGGGTTGTAGAGGTTGCTGTGGGGCAGACTAA encodes:
- a CDS encoding helix-turn-helix domain-containing protein, whose protein sequence is MNIKTKRGLILTLFFLSFIPFSIVAQSQDVLQMKEALISKIDSCNKNLLKLDQKLKISMMTMANKSREYDAMAEFFNQKKLFGEEYQILMYKYMYKDTSPNNLDSIYYYFKKSDNQYLNSHEDVTLLINSLRGHFVAWCSNNSYSELAIHTLKQNIEYNSIRKLNDNLWTYLRLVQIYRTTGNHKQAIESGKTGLNQANTHKLAFELKVCIASEIAESYYILGDFQNSLVYCDSILSYTHNIPDKFQPELGSNFYNLALIDFYAMTSVAYSSTKKFEQALVMLGKLEAIFPKAKILGYPDNARDQFLAQKNWVNMVYNYQKGDYAKAMEYLNKNKELAIPFALTPDYKNTPKWEALINEKLGNYKEANSALKDQLHFTDSINRANTDKEVSSLWATFEVDKAQQAKENSESKVRIIAISTSIIIFISAILLIYFVVTNRKLKKKNQLLFKQQKNQSSTIPFVINRKEEASQEEISENTEQTLYLRIIEYLQTSRQYTDSAISRESLAKELGTNRQYIIDAISNNANMSFNEFINNFRIDYARDLLLNEDNILIKEVYTEAGFKNRNTFSQLFKEKFGMSPSEFRECANEEKIKR